The following coding sequences are from one Dreissena polymorpha isolate Duluth1 chromosome 8, UMN_Dpol_1.0, whole genome shotgun sequence window:
- the LOC127842983 gene encoding serine protease inhibitor Cvsi-1-like — MNTIACLIAVAIVTMVMAEDCPTNNVNAECTHMTCADGFHKECINSICTCSTNSGCVLQTDCRDTADRTCNKKWHCVDNRCRCF; from the exons ATGAACACCATTGCCTGCTTGATTGCTGTCGCCATTG TTACGATGGTGATGGCGGAGGATTGCCCAACCAACAACGTAAATGCAGAATGCACCCATATGACTTGTGCAGACGGTTTCCACAAGGAATGCATTAACAGTATTTGCACGTGCTCAA CCAACTCAGGATGCGTGCTACAGACCGACTGCCGTGACACCGCGGATCGAACCTGCAACAAAAAATGGCACTGCGTAGACAACAGGTGTCGCTGCTTCTGA